The sequence below is a genomic window from Candidatus Methanoplasma termitum.
GACTGGCTGGGGGTAAAGATACACGAAAGCATCACTCAATCAGACAGGTTCGAGATCTATTACGAGATCACAAGAGAACTGATCGATAAAGGACACGCATACGTCTGCACCTGTAAGGGCGACGATTGGAGGGAGATGAAAGAGGATGAGAAGGAGTGCCCATGCCGCAGCCTCCCCATAAATGTTCAACTGGAAAGATATGATAAACTGCTTAACGGAGAATACGGCGAAGGAGATGCCGTTGCCGTTGTGAAAACGGAGCTTGATCATCCCAACCCAGCCATCAGGGATTTCGTTGCGTTGAGGGTAGTAGACCATCCTCATCCGAAAACGGGGGACAGATACCGTGCATACCCGATGATGAATCTGTCTGTTGCGATAGACGATCATCTTCTCGGTGTTACCCACGTCATACGCGGAAAGGACCACCTGAACAACACTCTCAGACAGGAATACATCTTCAATTACTTCGGCTGGAAAAAACCTGAGTACTACCATTATGGTTTGGTGAACATACCGGACGCTGTTCTGAAGACATCGTTGATCAAAGAAAGCATCCGCTCGGGAGAGTACAGCGGATGGGATGATGTCAGAACTGGAACTGTAAGAGCCATCGAAAGAAGAGGGATCAGGCCGGAAGCGGTCAGGAGATATTGGGTCGAGAGCGGAATAAAATCAGTCGACATTCAATTTTCTTGGGACAACCTTTACGGAATGAACCGCGACATCATCGATGATATTTCAAACAGGTATTTCTTCGTAGCCGACCCGGTAAAATACAACATCGAAGGCGTTGAAACAATTGACGGTCATGCACCGCTCCATCCCGATCACCCGGAGAGAGGTAGCAGGAATTACCGCCTTAGCGGGAAAAAGACCGTGTCGATCTCGTCCGAGGATTCGAAGGTTTTTGCAGAGCACAAACTCATAAGACTGAAAGACCTCTGCAATCTTGAGTACGGCACACCGGCAAAATTCGCAGGCAATGACCTGTCTTTGTTAAAGAAGGGTGCCAAGGCTGTTCAGTGGGTGGGGAAGAACGGGATCAAAACAGAATTGTACATGCCTGACGGAAGCATTATACATGGGATGGCCGAAGATGCGATCCTGAAGGAGAGCAAAGATACGGTCCAGTTCGAGCGTGTGGGCTTCGTCAGGATCGAGGCTAAGAAAGACAATGGAATAAGAGCGATATTCACACACCGCTGATCATTCGCTTGTGTCGATAAAAACAGACGATGCCAGATCTGCCGGCAGAGCTACCACGGACTCCCCAAGATCGACAATGGTGACGTTGTTGCTGTACGGGTCCGGATCCATTGTGAGCTTGCGCCCGGGTATGAATCCCATCATCATCAGCTTCTTGATTACCTTCGAATCATTGTTCTTAAGGTGGGATATCACCCCGTGTTCTCCGGGATTCAGATCCGACAGAGACGCTGTTATGCGGATCCCTTCCGATAACACGGCATTGCATGGTGTGGAACAGCTCTGACAATCGCTGTCGACCTGTATTCCCAGCATCTGGCACATCTTGATGGCCGATTCCTCGGATAATGCATGCTCCAGCCTACATGCCTCATTATGTGCCGTTGTTTTATCCACATTCAGGAAATTTATCAAGAAGTTCTCTAACACATGATGCTTCTTCCGAATGACCCTTGCATAATCAAGACCCTCTTCGGTCAGTTTCACACCGTGGTATTTCTCATATTCAACAAGCCCTTCGCTCGAAAGGATCTTAAGCATCTCTGTAACACTGGCGGGTGCGATATTCATATATGACGCCAATTCGGTGGTTCTTGTGGCATTCTCGCCCTCTGTCAGCCTGAGTATGTTGATGAGATAATCCTCACGATTCTGGGTGGTCATCAGTTCAATATCTTCTGGAAGGTAGATAAAAGTTAGGAATATCGCTTTTAGATCATATTCAAAAGGTTTGGCTGCCCCGCCGCAATGCGGGGCAGTCTTGATCAGAGTTTCTTGCCGATTGCGGCAGCCTCGTCGAGGATGGCTTTGTTCTTCGATGCCTCGTCCGGGGCGTTGCCGCCTGTGAATACCATCTTGCCGACTGACACGAACTTGAAGTAGTTAACCATACTCTTCTCCAACTTATCAGCCAACGCTTTTGCACCGTCGACGCCGCCTCCGCAGCTGACCACAACGGCGAGTTTCTTCCCTGGATCTATATTTGATGCCATTCCGGCTCCTAGGAAGCTGTAGAATCTATCCTGGAAGAGTCTGAACTGTCCACAGGCCTCTCCGAAGTAGTCCGGGGTTGAAAGGATCACTCCTTCAGCTTTCCTCATCTCATTCAGGATCTCGGCATGGTCATCTTTCACCACACAGCCGACGCTCTTCTTGCAGCCCATGCAAGCTTGGCAGCCTTTCGCATTGGAAAGTTTGTTAAGATAGTAAATTTTAACATCCTTTCCGTTCTTTTTTGCTGCATCGGTCATTGCCCCCACTATCGCATTCGAATTGCCTTTTCTAGGACTGGCTACTATAGCTACTATTGACATAATATCGCCACTATCAAAATGATAGTTAAAGTATATAATTATTGTTAGTTAATAATAAATATCAAAATTGTATAGTTATTGTCATGGGGAACAAATCTAATGCGCCAAGGATGGATTGCGCCTTGGATGCGGCGATGGCTGTCATAGAGGGAAAATGGAAAGCTGCGATACTCTGCAAACTTTGTGTGAAGGGCACCTTACGTTTCAACCAGCTGATGAAAGAGCTTGAGGTCGTTTCACCGAGAATACTCACAAAACAGCTGAGAGAGATGGAGAAAGATGGGCTTATAATCAGGGCCGTCAAATCAGAGATACCTGTGGGTGTAGAATATTCAATTTCCGAAAAAGGATTGACACTGATCCCGGCATTGAAGATCCTCGCCGAATGGGGAGTGAACAACGTTCTCAGATACAACGTTAAACTTGATGACAGCATTATCCTACCCCACAAAGAAGACCAGAGTCCGTTTCGCTCAGCAGATGCTTAATAGGATCGATGGCTCATTTCATACTGTTGACCTTTTCTATCAGTATCTCTGTGATCTTCGGGTCATCTCCGATCGGAGTGGCGTACTTCACTTTCATCATCCTGCCGTTTATCTTTACGGAGCCGCGTGTGCCATTCTCGGGCACCCCTATCTTTTCGGGTATATCTTTTGTAAGGTGTATGCCTGATGCTATGAAAAGCGGCAAAGCGGTTATCGTATCCACTCCGTCCGCAGCCATTCTCTCCAACGTCTCCTCGATCGACGGTAGCGATATCTCATTGAATCCGATGTAGACGTTCTTGAATCCTTTCTCCCTCATGCGTTTAGCATGAAGTTCCATTATCTCTTTGTTGAAGTTCAATTTCGAGCCGTGTCCGATTATGATTATTCCTTCTTTCATTCTTACATCTCCGTCATCTTCTTTATTGCGGCGATCATTTCCTCGAACGTCGCCTTGACCGGAACTATATCTGCCCATATCCCGAGTGATGCCAGCATATCAGTTGTTGGTTTTCCTATGGCGGCGACCTTTGATCTTTTGAACATATCTTTGGCATCTATCCCTCTTTTCTCCGCCGCCTCGACAAAAGAACTTGCAGAGAGCGGGCTTGTGAATGCGAACACATCTACCTTGCCAAGCCTTCCCGCATCTAATATCTTATTCAGATGCTTCGGGTCGACAGGCTTCAGACTGTATGCGATGAAATCCACGACCTCTGCGCCCATGGCCCTGAGGCCTTCGTCCAGGACGCGTGAGCCATGGTCCGACCTTATAAGTATTATCTTCTTTCCCTTCACAGAGCCGTGCAGATGCTCCACTATGCCTTCGGAACTATATTCTGAAGGCATTGTGTCCGTGGCCACTCCGAGACGCTCCAGAGCTTTCGCCGTCCCCGGCCCGATGGAAAGTATGTGTGCATCTCTCATCGAATCTTTGAAAATGGGTGATCTTCCGCACTCCTCTGCGGATGTGGGGGATGTGAACACCACAACGTCGTTCTCGCTTATTGTACGGAACAACTGCTCCATATCTTGGATACTGCATGGGATTATCTCCAGAGATGGAGCGGCCATCACGGTGAATCCCGCGGCCTCTGCTGCCTTTATCGATTCTTTAAGTCTTCTTTCGGGTCTCGTAAAGGCAATTACTGTCAATACAGGTCCCCCAGAACGCTCCGCTGTGTCACCACATCTCCGATGAGGATTATCCCCGGGGCCTTCATCTCCTTTATTTTTATCATCGAAGCCAGCTCGGACAGCGTGGATACCTCCGTCCTGTAACGACCGCGCTCATTCACAACGGCTGCCGCAGGTGTATCTCTTTTCATCCCTCCTTCCATCAACTCAAATGAGATGCGCTCTGCGTTGCTCATTCCCATCAAAATAACAATGGTCCCGTCCGTTTTTGCAAGTTTTCTCCAGTCGACCTTATCCTCAGAGCGGTCGGCCCTTTCGTGGCCTGTGGCGATAGTCACATAGGAGGCGTTGTCTCTGTGCGTGAGCGGTATCCCGGCAAGTTCCGGCACGGATATCGACGATGACACACCCGGAACAACGTGCACTTCGATCCCGGCCTTCCTAAGCTCGGCGACCTCCTCGGCCCCTCTTCCGAAAAGGAACGGATCCCCTCCTTTCAAACGGACCACGTCCTTTCCTTCGCTCGCAAGTCTGACCAATGTCTCATTGATCTCTTCCTGGGTCATCTTATGGTTTCCGCCGCGTTTGCCAGCGTCGATCAGCTCGGCACCCTTACACTCCTTTAAGATATCTGGGTCTATGAGCGCATCGTGCACGACCGTTTTTGCTGATCTCAGCAGTTCCAGTCCCCTGACCGTGATCAGACCTATGCCTCCGGGTCCGGCCCCTACAAGATATACTTTTCCTTTCATTGAACCGCCCCCTTCAATATTGCTGCGATGTGCTCAAGTTCGGACAATTTATATTTAGCCGATAACACGGAGTCATACTTCCTTATTGTTTCCCCATCAAAGAACGTCGCCCTTATTCTCAATCCGTCTTCCTGTTTTTTTGCGTTTATTCCGATCGGTGACGAACATATACCGCCCATGATCCTCATGATCTTCCTCTCTGCTTCCGTCTCCGTCCTTGCGTCCTTGTCATCGATCTTGCCGAGGGTCTCTACGATTTTCTCATCGGACGATCTGCAGGCGATCGCGATCGCGCCCTGCCCGGGCAGGCACAAAATCGTCCAGTTCGAGGGTGTGCATCTCTCTTCTTATACCGAGACGCTCAAGTCCGGCCTTTGCCAATATTATCGCATCGTATTTTCCGGAATCGAGTTTTCTCAGTCTCGTATCGATATTTCCCCTCAACCCCACCACTTCAAGGTCGGGGCGGACGCTTTTCAGGATGAAATTCCTCCTTACGGAAGATGACCCTACGACCGCTCCGTAAGGGAGGTCTTCAATGCGCATCGGCAGGATGACATCCTCAACGGGAGCCCTCGGAAGTACGGCACCTATTATTATCTCGGTTCCTCTGAACACCGGCATATCCTTCATTGAATTTACCGAAACGTCAATATCTCCTGCTAGAAGGGCGTTATCCAGTTCCCTCACAAATGCTCCGTACCCTCCCATATCTTTCAGTTCGGTCGTTTGGTCTATATCGCCGGATGTTTTGACAGCCTTCACTTCCATCTTCTCATCCGAAACGGCGGCCATCAGCTCCATAAAAATGTCGGTCTGAGCAAGTGCCAGTCTGCTGTCCCTTGTTCCTATTATCAAAAGATGCACCTCATGTTCTTATCGAATTCTTCGGCGATCTTTTTCAATGCAGGCCCATGTTCGGTCGAGAGGAAGCTTACTTCGAGTGCCGACGGCGGCAGATATACTCCTGCGTCCAACATGAGTTTGAAAAGCCCGAAAAACGTTTTCCTGTCGCACTTCAATGCGTCTGCCGCATTGCGAACAGAATCCACTCCGAAAAATATCTGGAACATCGATCCGACAGAGTTGATCGTCGCCGGGATATTGTTATCCTCTATCGAGTCGGATAAAGATGATGCGAGCTCAGAACCCATCTTGTTCAATGCGGCGTACCGTTCACGTGTCATCTCTTTCAGCGTAGCCGTTCCGGCCACGGCTGTCAGCGGGTTCCCCGAGAACGTGCCTGCCTGGTACACAGTTCCCGCCGGAGAAAGGTTCTGCATTATTTCTTTTCGTCCTGCCAAAGCTCCTGCGGGAAGTCCCCCTCCCATTATCTTTCCCATTGTGCATAGGTCAGGGATGACATTGTACAGTTCCTGCGCCCCGCCTGCAGAAAGTCTGAATCCTGTGATCACCTCGTCAAAGATCAGGAGAACTCCGTTTTTCTTGGTGATCTTCCTTATTTTCTGCAGATAATCTTTCTTTGGTGGCACTATTCCTACATTCCCAAGTACCGGCTCCATTATGACCGCGGCAATGTCGTCGTTTTTCTCAAGCATGGATTCCATCTGTTCCTCTGAGTTGTACTCGACAACATAGGTACAGGATGCCGTCTCCGAAAGTATCCCGTTCTTCAGCGACCGCTGCGTATTGTCGGAGAGGACGGCATCATGCGAGCCGTGGAACCCTCCGTTCATCTTTACTATGCCACGTTTACCGGTGTAACCTCTGGCCAGGCGTATGGAATGCATCGTTGCCTCTGTTCCGGAGTTCACCAGACGGACCATTTCGGCACACGGCATTCTTTTTGAGATCTCTTTTATCAGTTCCCTTTCCTGAGGCGAAGGCGTACCGAACACCGTCCCCCTTTCAGTCTGTTTTTCAACAGCCGACACGACCGCCGGATGGGAATGTCCCAGTATCAGTGGGCCGTATGCCATGCACAGGTCCACATACTCGTTCCCGTCAACATCGGTCACACTGCATCCCTTCCCGCTTGCCATATATACGGGGCTGGGTTCGAACGCTCTGACGGGACTCGATACGCCACCGGGGGTCAGATCCCGCATCTCCTGATGATAGCGGAACGATGTTCCCCTGTTCATTTCTTCAGCTCCTTCAGAACCTCTTCGGCGAAATAAGTTATCAAAATATCCGCACCGGCCCTTTTTATGGATATCAGTGATTCCATCATTGTCCTGCGCTCATCCAGCCAACCGTTTGCGGCCGCTGCCTTGATCATGGCATACTCGCCCGAGACCTGATACGCCGCGATCGGAATACAAAGTTCATTCTTTGCCTGCTTTATCACATCGAGATATGGCATTGCCGGCTTTACCATTATTATGTCCGCTCCCTCTTCGATATCTCTGCGCATCTCGGTCATCGCTTCTCTTCCGTTTGCCGGGTTCATCTGATAGGTCTCTCTTCCGTAAGCTGAGGGCGCGGAGTGAGCTATATCTCGGAAAGGACCGTAGAACCCGCTGCAGAATTTTGCGCTGTACGCCATGATCGGGACCTCTTTGTGCCCGGAATCGTCCAGCGCCTCTCGTATATTCATTATCTGACCGTCCATCATTCCGCTGGGAGCGATCATGTGCGCACCTGCGTCTGCGAGAGATTCTGCGATCTTTCTGTATTTGATCAATGTGAGATCATTGTCGACGCCGTGTTCACACACTATCCCGCAGTGCCCGTGGTCGGTATATTCACACATACAGAGGTCGGCTGCCACGAGCAGGTCTGAGGTAGATTCGATCTTCCTTATTGCGCTTTGCACCACACCGTTCTTCGCGAATGCACCGGATCCCTCCGCATCCTTACGTCTGGGTATTCCGAAGAGCATGACCGCATTGATCCCCGCAGAGTACAGCCTTTCTGACACCTCTGCAGCTTTGCTCAGAGGGTATGTCGGAACACCTGGCATTGAATCAGTATATTTGATGGAGTCCAAAGACTCATCGAAGAACAACGGGAGCATAAGGTCGTTCGGATGCAGCCTTGTCTCGGTGAGCATGTTCCTTATCATTTCATTCGAGCGTCTGCGCCTCATCCTGTCAGTTGGGAACATTATTTCACCTCCAGTCCGAAAAGATATTTTGCCGCATCGATGATATCGTACTCTCCGTTGACCGAAGAGTTCCTGAGCTGCTCATATGCGTCAAAAAGTAACTTTGACACTATCGCCCTCGACATGTCCTCAAACACTTCGTCTATATCAGCGGTTACAGCCCTTTTCTTTGCCCTCAATAATTCTTCTTCTCTTATGGCCGCCGCTTTCCTGCTTATCTCTCCGATGATATTGTCTGCCTTTTCCGTCAGGTGGTCAACGTCCATCTTGGCGATCTCCTCGCTGACGATACGTTCGGCCTCCGTGATCTCGGACATCCTTTTCATCATGTTCTCTGCGGCCACTCCCTGGAGTCCGTCCATTGATTCCAATGATATCCCGGGGATCTCTCCAACGCTGCTGTCTACGTTCTTTGGTACAGAAACATCCACGATCAAAAGTGGTCTTCTGCGGTTCCCCGCCGATCTTATCGTCTCGGGAAAGATCAGTGGGTGCGGCGCCTTGGTGGCAACGAACATCACATCGCTGTCGGCGATAGCCGATGGGAGATAATCCAAGCTGAAGGCCGTGCCTCCGGTCATGATCGCAAGCTCCGATGCTCTGTTGAATGTGCGGCTTGACAGGAATATGGCACTTGTGCCCTTATCCATAAGGGCCTTTGCTATCGTTGTAGCAACGCTTCCCGCGCCTATTATAGTGATGGTCTTGTCTTTCAATCCGCCTACTCTCTTCTCTGCCAATTCCACCGCTGCGGACCCGACAGATAACGAACAGTCGCTTATGCGTGTCTTTGCCCTTACTCTCTTACCTAACGCAAGAGCCCTGTCGAAAAGCTTTGATAGGTATTTGGAAACGTGCCCTTCCACCTTTGCCCTCACATATGCATCTCTGACCTGCCCCTGTATCTGGTCCTCGCCAACAATGAGAGAATCAAGGCCGCATGATACTCTGAAAAGGTGTCTTATGGATTCTTTTCCCTGAAGAATGAACGGTATGTTCTGTTCTTTCGAACGGGGGACCGTGTTCTGTACAAATGATTCTAACTCTTTCCTCACCGTTTCAACATTGTCCGTCCCGACATATATCTCAAAACGGTTGCACGTTTTCAGCATAACGTATTCATTCTCTCTGGTCGTGCTCACAAGATACTTAGGGATGTTGGATTCCATCACCTGAGCGATGTTGCTCATGGCTTCGACGCCTGCGCATGAATGGGTTACGTGGAGACTTATTATCACTTCGGCACCCCCAGCTCTTTGACCCTGTCCGTTGCGGATAATACGTCCCCGTCTGCGGCATATCTCCTCACTTCAGGATCGTGGGCCACTCTTTTCAGGAATTCGGAACGTTTCTTCTGTGTTCCTTTACCGGCGCACATGATCCTTGCTTCAAATAAAATGTCATACATTGCGTCAAATCTCCCGTCCAGAAAGGTCTCAAGCTCTTCTACAACGAAAGGAGGGAATGCCGGAAGCTTTCCGTTCGTTGAAACTGTGACCAAATATCTCCCTCTGTCCAGAACTGACGGTATCAGTATGTTGCCTCCGCCGTGGGCGGAATTGATGTAGAGGCCTTGGCTCAAAGCGTGATCTCTTATCTCAGAATTCATTGTTTCGTTGTCTGTGGCCATGACCGTGATATCGAAATCACTCATCATTTCACATATTTCGAGTACGGTCACCCTCTTTTTTATTACATTTTTGGCAACGTCCGCTATCCCCTCCATGGTCTTTTCCGCTATCACGGTTATATCTGCGCCTTCAAAATGCATGCACTTCCGAAGGGCTACCGGCCCTCCGCCTACAACAAGCACCCTGAGGCCATCTGGGGATACCAACAGAGGGATCATTACACCTGCGCCTCCAGGCAGAATGCGATCTTTTCCTTTTCATTTATCATTTAATGTCACTTGGATGTATTATCCAACTATGAAAAGCATTCTTTATATTTATATTGGATGTATACTCCAATATACTGATACTTATTAACTTTCTTCTTTTAAGTCTTTGAAGGGAGTCAATGGTTCGGATGTGTTCCGAATTGCACTTTCTTCAAACTTTCTTTATCTTTATCAGATACACATTGATAGAGAAGAAAGCTACGCAGAAGCATAACAACACAAAGAGAGACATCCAGGGAAAATCCCAACCTAAGGATGATGCTCTTGCAGTAACGCTTGAATGCGTAAGAGGCAGCGCATACAGTACAGCCTTGAACACTGACGGAAGTCCGTCGACCGCAAAGAAGGTGCCGCAAAGGAAGGTCATCGGGAGGATCACCAGATTGCTGAACAATGCTATTGCCTGATGCGTGTTCGCCAAAAAGGCTGCGGTAACACCCAAGAATGCAAAGGTAAAACATGACAGAAGGATGGAAATTGCAAAAAGAGGAGTGAAATGCAGATGTTCCGGGGACAATGCGATCCCTATCGCAAATATTATGCCGCTGCTGATCAACCCTCTGATCACTCCGTGCATAGACTTCCCCAGCACTACGGCGGGTATGCTCACCGGACACATCAAGGTCTCATCCAAAGAACGATAGTATAAGCGCTGGACGTTAAGTCTTGTGGAAACAGCGGAGAATGATGCAGATAATGAAGACAGCGCCGCGATACCCGGTATGATGAACGCAATGTACGGGATGCCGTCGACATCGATGTTCTTCACCATCCCGAGTCCGAAGCCGAATGCCAAAAGATACAGCAAAGGACTCATTATTGTCGAGACAGAGATGTTCAGTAGATTGTGCCTCATGAATCTCAGGTCCCCCCACATAACGTAGTAGATCTCTTTCAAGAACCCTAACATCAGTCCTCACCCACTTTCTTACCTGTGAGTTCCACGAAACAGTCCTCCAGGCTGGTGTTCCTTATCAGCACGGTATTTCTGTCTCCGAGGGTGGAAACAAAATCATTGGCTTCGTTCCTGGATCGAAAATACCGATAGTGGGTCTTGTGATCCTGACCATAGTACTCCACGGCGGTGGATCCTATTCTGTTGCAGAGATCTGAGGGTGCACCGTATGCTATCAGTTTACCCTTATCTATTATCCCTACCGTATCACACAATACCTCGATCTCTTCTATGTAATGAGAAGTAAGGAATATTGTTGTGCCGTTGTCATTCAGTTGCCTGATCAGGTCCCAAAGAAGTCTTCTGGCCTGAATATCCAGCCCGGCTGTGGGTTCATCCATGAAAAGCACTTTCGGTTCGTGTATCAGCGAACATACGATTGCGGCCCTTTTCTTCCATCCCCCGGACAGAGAATCCACTGTACGCTCCATGTATTCTTCAAGACCGACATGTTTTGCCAGCGTCTCTATTTTTGTCTTCCTTTCCTTTGGAGGTATCTTTTGAAGCATCGCATGGTGCATCATGTTCTCTCTGATCGTCAGATCTTTGTCTAAGCTGATATGCTGCTGAATTACCCCCATCAGCTTCTTCGCTTCCTTTGGATTTTTCAGCACATCGTATCCTCCGACGGATATCTCGCCCTCGGAAAAACTGGTAAGCGTCGAGATCATCCTCACTGTTGTTGTCTTTCCGGCGCCGTTCGGTCCGAGGAACCCGAAGATCTCACCTTCGGCCACTGTAAGATCCAGACCATCCACCGCTGTCTCGTCCCCATATTTTTTTACGAGCCCTTTGACAACTATTATGTCCACAAAACACCTGCCTTAGTGTATTCAGTCTTTGTAGTATATCATTGCATTGCATATAGTGGCGGCGATGTTGCTGCCGCCCTTCCTTCCTTTTGCGACAATGTACGGGATATCGAGTTCCATTATCATCTCTTTCGATTCCACGACGTTCACAAAGCCGACAGGTACACCTATGATCAGGTCCGGCCTTATTTTCCCGGCCTTTATCAGATCATACAAAGCTATCAGAGCTGTGGGGGCATTGCCGCATGCGATCACCAGCGGGCCTTTGATGTTCGCCGCCTTTTCCATTGATACTGTCGCTCTCGTGCAGTTCCTTGATTTAGCTTCAGCGATAACATCCTCATCACTGATGAAACACTTTACAGAGCCGCCGTAGCTTTCGACCTTGGCCTTATTGATGCCGGCTGAGGCCATCTTCGTGTCGGTGACTATCGTTGCCCCTTTCCTGATGACCGATACTCCTATCTTCTCTGCACCGTCTGAGAAAACAAGATTGTCAGCATAATCGAAATCCGCCGAAGTGTGGATACACCTTTTTACAATAGAGAACTTTGGTTCCGGCCATGTCCTTCCGTTAAGCTCGGAAGTTATTATTTCCATACTTCTTTTCTCTATTTCTTCCGGTTTCATTATCTCATAGACCATTTTCTCAACTCCTTATATCTTATATCCTCTCGGGGTGATCATCCTGCCATCCGAAACATATGTCTGGCTGTTGCCTATTACGACCGTACAGAACATGTCCACCTGAGCATAATCTATCCTGCTCATGGTCGTGATCGTTATCTTTTGATCCTTTCTGCCTATATTCCTTACGATGCCCACGGGAGTATCTCCGGAACGGTACTTAAGCAGGACGCTCACTGCATGTTCCAGATAGTCGGTTCTGCTCTTGCTCTTTGGATTGTAAAATGCGATAACCATGTCCCCTATCCCCGCGCAGTCCACTCTCTTCATGATGAGATCAAAAGGCGTCATCAGGTCGGAGAGGCTTATAAGTGCCAGATCGTGCATCAGCGGGGCCCCTAACAAAGATGCCGCAGATGAGGCGGCGGTTATTCCGGGAACTGTTTCTATATCTATTTCAGCGCCCATCTCGTCTGCGATCTGGTATACGATCCCCGCCATCCCGTATATCCCGGAGTCGCCGCTGCTTACCATTGCGACGTTCTTCCCGGACATGGCATCTTCTACTGCCATCCTGCATCTCTCGACCTCTTTCATCATGCCGGTGCTTTTGTAGATCTTGCCGGGAAAGAATTCTTTCAGGATGTCGATGTATGTAGTGTAGCCGGTCACTATATCCGCTTCCTCAATGGCGCTTGCCGCCCTGAACGTCATATCCTCTTTGCTTCCTGGACCGAATCCTACAACGGTGAGTTTTCCTTTCATTCTTCTTTCACAGCCCCTTTTCTGTATCCGGTAGTGAAATATTTGTCATATAGTTTGGACAAACTGTACTCGTCGCCGAGGAATCCACCCACTACCGTGAGTGCGGTCTTCTCGATCTTTGCGTCTTTTACCTTCTGCGCAAGGTCTGTAAGGTCCCCGATGACGATCTTTTGGTCCGGCCACGTTGCTTTGTATACGACCGCGGCAGGTGTATTCGGGTCATAACCTCCCTCGATAAGCGTTGAGCAAAGCTCCTCGATGAATCCGATGCTGAGGAAGATTATCATTGTGGAGTTGTGCCTCGCAAGCTCTATCAGTTTCTCTTTCGGAGGCACCGGCGTACGCCCCTCCATTCTCGTGAGGATGATCGTTTGGCTTACATCCGGCAAAGTATATTCCTTCTTGAGAACGGCTGCGGTAGCAAGGAAAGAGCTCACTCCGGGAACGACCTCATACTCGATCCCAAGCTTATCGAGCCTGTCCATCTGTTCCCTGATAGCCCCATATATCGCAGGGTCCCCTGTATGGACCCGCACTACCCTGAGGCCTTTGTCTGTGGATTCTTTGATCACATCAATGACCTCGTCCAAATTCATGTATGCGCTGTCATGGATGACGGCGGAAGGTTTCGAACCGCTCAGAACATCCGGATTAACGAGCGATCCCGCAAATATTATCACGTCCGCTTCGTTTATCAATCTTCTTCCCTTGACAGTTATCAATTCCGGGTCGCCGGGACCGGCGCCAATGAAATACATCATCTTACTGTTCCCCCATTCTTCTTTATTATCACTGTAGTGAAGTAA
It includes:
- the hemC gene encoding hydroxymethylbilane synthase encodes the protein MIIGTRDSRLALAQTDIFMELMAAVSDEKMEVKAVKTSGDIDQTTELKDMGGYGAFVRELDNALLAGDIDVSVNSMKDMPVFRGTEIIIGAVLPRAPVEDVILPMRIEDLPYGAVVGSSSVRRNFILKSVRPDLEVVGLRGNIDTRLRKLDSGKYDAIILAKAGLERLGIRREMHTLELDDFVPARAGRDRDRLQIVR
- a CDS encoding aspartate aminotransferase family protein, with protein sequence MNRGTSFRYHQEMRDLTPGGVSSPVRAFEPSPVYMASGKGCSVTDVDGNEYVDLCMAYGPLILGHSHPAVVSAVEKQTERGTVFGTPSPQERELIKEISKRMPCAEMVRLVNSGTEATMHSIRLARGYTGKRGIVKMNGGFHGSHDAVLSDNTQRSLKNGILSETASCTYVVEYNSEEQMESMLEKNDDIAAVIMEPVLGNVGIVPPKKDYLQKIRKITKKNGVLLIFDEVITGFRLSAGGAQELYNVIPDLCTMGKIMGGGLPAGALAGRKEIMQNLSPAGTVYQAGTFSGNPLTAVAGTATLKEMTRERYAALNKMGSELASSLSDSIEDNNIPATINSVGSMFQIFFGVDSVRNAADALKCDRKTFFGLFKLMLDAGVYLPPSALEVSFLSTEHGPALKKIAEEFDKNMRCIF
- the hemB gene encoding porphobilinogen synthase is translated as MFPTDRMRRRRSNEMIRNMLTETRLHPNDLMLPLFFDESLDSIKYTDSMPGVPTYPLSKAAEVSERLYSAGINAVMLFGIPRRKDAEGSGAFAKNGVVQSAIRKIESTSDLLVAADLCMCEYTDHGHCGIVCEHGVDNDLTLIKYRKIAESLADAGAHMIAPSGMMDGQIMNIREALDDSGHKEVPIMAYSAKFCSGFYGPFRDIAHSAPSAYGRETYQMNPANGREAMTEMRRDIEEGADIIMVKPAMPYLDVIKQAKNELCIPIAAYQVSGEYAMIKAAAANGWLDERRTMMESLISIKRAGADILITYFAEEVLKELKK
- the hemA gene encoding glutamyl-tRNA reductase, whose product is MIISLHVTHSCAGVEAMSNIAQVMESNIPKYLVSTTRENEYVMLKTCNRFEIYVGTDNVETVRKELESFVQNTVPRSKEQNIPFILQGKESIRHLFRVSCGLDSLIVGEDQIQGQVRDAYVRAKVEGHVSKYLSKLFDRALALGKRVRAKTRISDCSLSVGSAAVELAEKRVGGLKDKTITIIGAGSVATTIAKALMDKGTSAIFLSSRTFNRASELAIMTGGTAFSLDYLPSAIADSDVMFVATKAPHPLIFPETIRSAGNRRRPLLIVDVSVPKNVDSSVGEIPGISLESMDGLQGVAAENMMKRMSEITEAERIVSEEIAKMDVDHLTEKADNIIGEISRKAAAIREEELLRAKKRAVTADIDEVFEDMSRAIVSKLLFDAYEQLRNSSVNGEYDIIDAAKYLFGLEVK
- a CDS encoding precorrin-2 dehydrogenase/sirohydrochlorin ferrochelatase family protein; translation: MIPLLVSPDGLRVLVVGGGPVALRKCMHFEGADITVIAEKTMEGIADVAKNVIKKRVTVLEICEMMSDFDITVMATDNETMNSEIRDHALSQGLYINSAHGGGNILIPSVLDRGRYLVTVSTNGKLPAFPPFVVEELETFLDGRFDAMYDILFEARIMCAGKGTQKKRSEFLKRVAHDPEVRRYAADGDVLSATDRVKELGVPK
- a CDS encoding ABC transporter permease; translation: MLGFLKEIYYVMWGDLRFMRHNLLNISVSTIMSPLLYLLAFGFGLGMVKNIDVDGIPYIAFIIPGIAALSSLSASFSAVSTRLNVQRLYYRSLDETLMCPVSIPAVVLGKSMHGVIRGLISSGIIFAIGIALSPEHLHFTPLFAISILLSCFTFAFLGVTAAFLANTHQAIALFSNLVILPMTFLCGTFFAVDGLPSVFKAVLYALPLTHSSVTARASSLGWDFPWMSLFVLLCFCVAFFSINVYLIKIKKV